A stretch of the Clavibacter sp. B3I6 genome encodes the following:
- a CDS encoding PP2C family protein-serine/threonine phosphatase yields the protein MLDSITLRVAFGVTTLTLFLLFALVTFRTTRSAFSFWWCAALALFMGGSLAYLQDGTGAQVWGNPLGNGLIVAGAASVWMGSRSLRGRPTPWWLVVAPAASIVAVSSVDSPATNDWSGGPLYLALMAGLIGMSTREIILLDAGLSRTRWPLILSSGALAAYYAARLVVFLAEGPRSTAFTTWFGTPSTTLITLVLLVVVSFSMASLSGEQVARVLSARAASSRQELVEGGGVQRRLLPQTVPDLPGYEVAGACVPSGDVSGDFFDWQQTPDGLVVTVANVMGKGVGAAMIAATVRAALHVASPAHDPRGTLTVVDRAVESDLDANDAFVTLLHLRLDARTGDIALVDAGHGLGILCRADGTREPIASRNLPLGALGAQEWQTTALRLEPGDLLLICSDGVLDLFDGTMASMDRAALTAMAAEPTAVAAVASLTRLVPEATPPDDVTVVAIRRMAAER from the coding sequence TTGCTCGACTCGATCACCCTCCGCGTCGCCTTCGGCGTCACGACCCTCACGCTGTTCCTGCTCTTCGCCCTCGTCACCTTCCGGACCACGCGCTCCGCCTTCAGCTTCTGGTGGTGCGCGGCGCTGGCCCTCTTCATGGGCGGCTCCCTCGCGTATCTGCAGGACGGCACGGGAGCGCAGGTCTGGGGGAACCCGCTCGGGAACGGGCTCATCGTGGCGGGCGCTGCATCGGTGTGGATGGGCAGCCGGTCCCTCCGCGGACGACCGACGCCCTGGTGGCTCGTCGTCGCGCCGGCGGCGTCGATCGTCGCCGTCTCGAGCGTCGACTCCCCCGCGACCAACGACTGGTCCGGCGGGCCGCTGTACCTCGCCCTGATGGCCGGCCTCATCGGGATGTCGACGCGGGAGATCATCCTGCTCGACGCCGGCCTGTCCCGCACGCGCTGGCCGCTGATCCTCTCGTCCGGCGCGTTGGCGGCCTACTACGCCGCCCGGCTCGTCGTCTTCCTCGCGGAGGGGCCGCGGAGCACCGCCTTCACGACCTGGTTCGGCACGCCGTCGACCACCCTGATCACGCTCGTCCTCCTCGTCGTGGTGTCGTTCAGCATGGCCTCCCTGAGCGGCGAGCAGGTGGCGCGGGTCCTGTCCGCTCGGGCGGCGTCATCTCGGCAGGAGCTCGTCGAGGGCGGCGGAGTGCAGCGCCGGCTCCTCCCCCAGACCGTGCCGGACCTGCCCGGCTACGAGGTGGCCGGGGCGTGCGTCCCCAGCGGCGACGTCAGCGGCGACTTCTTCGACTGGCAGCAGACCCCGGACGGCCTCGTCGTCACGGTGGCCAACGTCATGGGCAAGGGCGTCGGCGCCGCCATGATCGCCGCGACGGTGCGCGCCGCGCTGCACGTGGCCTCGCCCGCGCACGATCCCCGGGGCACCCTCACGGTCGTCGACCGGGCCGTCGAGTCCGACCTCGACGCCAACGACGCCTTCGTCACGCTCCTGCACCTGCGGCTCGACGCCCGGACCGGCGACATCGCGCTCGTCGACGCCGGGCACGGCCTCGGGATCCTCTGCCGCGCGGACGGCACCCGCGAGCCCATCGCGTCGAGGAACCTCCCCCTGGGCGCCTTGGGCGCGCAGGAGTGGCAGACGACGGCCCTGCGGCTCGAGCCGGGCGACCTGCTCCTGATCTGCAGCGACGGCGTGCTGGACCTCTTCGACGGCACGATGGCGTCGATGGACCGCGCTGCCCTCACGGCCATGGCCGCCGAGCCCACGGCGGTGGCCGCCGTGGCGAGCCTGACGCGCCTCGTGCCGGAGGCCACGCCTCCCGACGACGTGACGGTCGTGGCGATCCGCCGGATGGCCGCCGAGCGCTGA
- the trpD gene encoding anthranilate phosphoribosyltransferase, translating to MPSAPSWPALITTLIEGRHLSVAESTWAMRQVMRGEATDAQLGGLLVALRASGETVDEIVGFRDAVLEDALPLDVDPRALDIVGTGGDPYGAVLNISSVASVIAAAAGVPVVKHGNRAASSSSGASDVLTALGVDLTIPPARVAEVHRETGITYAHAAVFHPGFRHAAATRRELGISTLFNVLGPLCNPARPEASAVGVADLTRVPLLVGVFRTRGATALVYRGDDGIDKLTTTGHSHIWEVSRGAVTEHDLDPLELQIPRAPIEALLGEGPEQNAEVIRRVLAGERGPQRDVVLLNAAAGLESFDLMGDPARVQQPMARRLREKLAVAAEAVDSGRAAAKLQEWAAATRA from the coding sequence ATGCCCTCCGCCCCGTCCTGGCCCGCGCTCATCACGACCCTGATCGAGGGCCGCCACCTGTCCGTCGCGGAGTCGACCTGGGCCATGCGCCAGGTGATGCGCGGGGAGGCCACGGACGCCCAGCTGGGCGGCCTCCTGGTGGCCCTCCGGGCCTCCGGCGAGACCGTGGACGAGATCGTCGGGTTCCGCGACGCCGTGCTCGAGGACGCCCTGCCGCTCGACGTGGATCCCCGCGCGCTCGACATCGTGGGCACGGGAGGAGACCCTTACGGCGCGGTGCTCAACATCTCCTCCGTGGCCAGCGTCATCGCGGCCGCGGCCGGCGTGCCCGTCGTCAAGCACGGCAACCGGGCGGCGAGCTCGTCGTCGGGCGCCTCGGACGTGCTGACCGCGCTCGGCGTCGACCTCACGATCCCGCCGGCACGCGTGGCCGAGGTGCACCGGGAGACGGGGATCACGTACGCGCACGCCGCGGTGTTCCACCCGGGCTTCCGTCACGCGGCCGCGACGCGACGCGAGCTGGGCATCTCCACGCTCTTCAACGTGCTCGGCCCGCTCTGCAACCCGGCGCGTCCCGAGGCCTCGGCGGTGGGCGTCGCCGACCTGACGCGGGTCCCGCTGCTGGTGGGCGTCTTCCGCACGCGCGGCGCGACCGCCCTGGTCTACCGCGGGGACGACGGCATCGACAAGCTCACCACGACCGGCCACAGCCACATCTGGGAGGTGAGCCGGGGCGCCGTCACCGAGCACGACCTCGACCCGCTCGAGCTCCAGATCCCGCGTGCGCCCATCGAGGCGCTCCTCGGCGAGGGACCGGAGCAGAACGCCGAGGTCATCCGCCGCGTGCTGGCGGGCGAGCGCGGACCGCAGCGCGACGTCGTCCTGCTGAACGCCGCGGCGGGCCTCGAGTCCTTCGACCTGATGGGCGATCCCGCGCGCGTGCAGCAGCCCATGGCCCGGCGGCTGCGCGAGAAGCTCGCCGTGGCGGCGGAGGCCGTGGACTCCGGCCGCGCCGCCGCGAAGCTCCAGGAATGGGCCGCCGCCACGCGCGCGTGA
- a CDS encoding cytochrome c has product MSTTTARARRTGRRSPLTTVALLAIGLLFTGGAYALIQTGTASAEVDLKSAQTIDEGQKLFGSNCATCHGMDATGSEIAPSLIGAGAASVDFQVGTGRMPLQATTVQAQEKPVQFTDTQVKQLAAYVASLAPGPAIPEAQYLDGEGDAANGAELFRINCAMCHNVAAAGGALTEGKFAPSLEGVDPVHIYEAMVTGPQNMPVFNDTNISPEDKRDIITSLQYIEENSNVGGANLGGLGPVSEGLFMWIFGLGGIVALTVWLTARSN; this is encoded by the coding sequence ATGAGCACCACCACAGCACGCGCCCGACGCACCGGCCGCCGCAGCCCCCTGACCACCGTCGCCCTCCTGGCCATCGGCCTCCTCTTCACGGGCGGCGCCTACGCGCTGATCCAGACGGGCACCGCCTCCGCCGAGGTCGACCTCAAGTCGGCGCAGACCATCGACGAGGGCCAGAAGCTCTTCGGCTCCAACTGCGCCACCTGCCACGGCATGGACGCGACCGGCTCGGAGATCGCTCCCAGCCTCATCGGCGCCGGCGCTGCCTCGGTCGACTTCCAGGTCGGCACCGGCCGCATGCCGCTCCAGGCCACCACGGTCCAGGCCCAGGAGAAGCCCGTCCAGTTCACGGACACCCAGGTCAAGCAGCTCGCGGCCTACGTCGCGTCGCTGGCCCCCGGCCCCGCCATCCCCGAGGCCCAGTACCTCGACGGCGAGGGCGACGCGGCCAACGGCGCCGAGCTCTTCCGCATCAACTGCGCCATGTGCCACAACGTGGCGGCGGCCGGAGGCGCCCTCACCGAGGGCAAGTTCGCCCCCAGCCTCGAGGGCGTGGACCCGGTCCACATCTACGAGGCCATGGTCACCGGCCCGCAGAACATGCCGGTCTTCAACGACACCAACATCTCCCCCGAGGACAAGCGCGACATCATCACGTCGCTGCAGTACATCGAGGAGAACAGCAACGTCGGCGGCGCGAACCTCGGCGGGCTCGGCCCGGTGTCCGAGGGCCTCTTCATGTGGATCTTCGGCCTCGGCGGCATCGTCGCCCTGACCGTGTGGCTCACGGCCCGGTCCAACTGA
- a CDS encoding SOS response-associated peptidase has product MCGRFVVARATGDLVGDWAVDDVEGEDPPPSWNVAPTTTVRMVADRRPRDDAEGEARRVLTAARWGIVPPWAKSLQGPPLINARVETVTEKPTFRRAVLMRRAVVPADGYYEWQVTPSGKQPVYLHGEDEGPLAFAAVYEHWRDPRVAEGEPGAWLRSLAIITSAASDALGHIHDRTPVIVPTDRLDDWLDAGTTAVDDVRHLLGSLPEPHLVPRRVSTRVNSVRNDGADLVAPVDDVPAGDGQPTLI; this is encoded by the coding sequence ATGTGCGGGAGATTCGTGGTGGCGCGGGCGACGGGCGACCTCGTCGGGGACTGGGCGGTCGACGACGTCGAGGGCGAGGATCCGCCGCCGTCCTGGAACGTCGCGCCGACGACGACGGTCCGGATGGTCGCGGACCGGCGGCCGCGCGACGACGCGGAGGGCGAGGCCCGACGCGTGCTGACCGCCGCGCGCTGGGGCATCGTCCCGCCGTGGGCGAAGTCCCTCCAGGGGCCGCCGCTCATCAACGCGCGCGTCGAGACGGTGACGGAGAAGCCGACCTTCCGCCGGGCGGTGCTCATGCGTCGCGCCGTCGTGCCGGCCGACGGCTACTACGAGTGGCAGGTCACCCCGAGCGGGAAGCAGCCGGTCTACCTGCACGGCGAGGACGAGGGCCCGCTGGCCTTCGCCGCCGTCTACGAGCACTGGCGGGACCCGCGCGTCGCGGAGGGCGAGCCCGGCGCGTGGCTCCGGAGCCTCGCCATCATCACGTCGGCCGCGAGCGACGCGCTGGGGCACATCCACGACCGCACCCCGGTCATCGTCCCGACCGACCGCCTGGACGACTGGCTGGACGCCGGCACGACCGCGGTCGACGACGTGCGGCACCTGCTGGGGTCCCTGCCGGAGCCGCACCTCGTGCCGCGGCGGGTGTCGACGCGCGTCAACAGCGTGCGCAACGACGGTGCCGACCTGGTCGCGCCCGTCGACGACGTCCCCGCCGGCGACGGACAGCCGACCCTGATCTGA
- a CDS encoding cytochrome c oxidase subunit 4 has translation MRANRNLFYVLTVFFVIAAAAYTVWHVIDTGEVEWVGTLAIALSGALSGFIGFFVARLYAAQNGELPEDRSDANVDDGDPELGFFSPWSWWPVILAAGAASVFLGLAVGIWIALIGGCLAIIALVGWTYEYYRGFFAR, from the coding sequence GTGCGCGCCAATAGGAATCTCTTCTACGTCCTGACGGTCTTCTTCGTCATCGCGGCGGCCGCCTACACGGTCTGGCACGTCATCGACACCGGCGAGGTGGAGTGGGTCGGCACGCTGGCCATCGCCCTCTCCGGCGCCCTGTCCGGCTTCATCGGCTTCTTCGTGGCACGGCTCTACGCCGCCCAGAACGGCGAGCTCCCGGAGGACCGCAGCGACGCCAACGTCGACGACGGCGACCCGGAGCTCGGCTTCTTCAGCCCGTGGAGCTGGTGGCCCGTGATCCTCGCGGCCGGGGCGGCCTCCGTGTTCCTCGGCCTCGCCGTGGGCATCTGGATCGCCCTCATCGGCGGCTGCCTCGCGATCATCGCGCTCGTGGGCTGGACCTACGAGTACTACCGCGGCTTCTTCGCCCGCTGA
- a CDS encoding GNAT family N-acetyltransferase, with protein MVDIRHALATDGDAVFALCQQLDMINAPATRDDFDVTFSHILRANKDVGRDVLLVAEEEGRVVGYAYLVVSRLLYAGGLSAHLEELVVDTGARSAGTGSSLVRAVERLCGDRGVGQITMSTRRAGEFYKRLGYERTAEFYKKLLR; from the coding sequence ATGGTCGACATCCGGCACGCGCTGGCCACGGACGGGGACGCGGTCTTCGCCCTCTGCCAGCAGCTCGACATGATCAACGCCCCCGCCACGCGGGACGACTTCGACGTCACGTTCTCGCACATCCTGCGGGCCAACAAGGACGTCGGTCGCGACGTGCTGCTGGTGGCGGAGGAGGAGGGCCGGGTCGTGGGGTACGCGTACCTCGTCGTCTCGCGGCTCCTCTACGCCGGCGGGCTGAGCGCCCATCTCGAGGAGCTGGTGGTCGACACCGGCGCCCGCAGCGCGGGCACGGGCTCGTCCCTGGTCCGCGCCGTCGAGCGCCTGTGCGGCGACCGCGGCGTGGGGCAGATCACCATGAGCACGCGCCGGGCAGGCGAGTTCTACAAGCGCCTCGGCTACGAGCGCACCGCGGAGTTCTACAAGAAGCTGCTGCGCTAG
- a CDS encoding heme-copper oxidase subunit III, with protein MDPVTTTSISPASTAPVVNRPNTVAVGTIVWLGSEVMFFAGLFAIYFTLRSTSGALWEFEAGRLNVPFSLVNTLILVSSSFTCQFGVFAAERLQARATGWKPSQWGTVEWFFLTYALGAIFVVGQIFEYATLVTEGITLSSNAYGSAFYMTTGFHGLHVTGGLIAFLLVIGRIFAVRSMGHREATSAIVVSYYWHFVDVVWIGLFLVIYVLK; from the coding sequence ATGGATCCTGTGACGACGACCTCAATCTCCCCAGCATCCACCGCGCCGGTGGTGAACCGGCCGAACACCGTCGCCGTGGGCACCATCGTGTGGCTCGGCAGCGAGGTGATGTTCTTCGCGGGTCTCTTCGCGATCTACTTCACCCTCCGCTCCACGTCCGGCGCCCTCTGGGAGTTCGAGGCGGGCCGCCTCAACGTGCCCTTCTCCCTCGTGAACACGCTCATCCTCGTGTCGAGCTCGTTCACCTGCCAGTTCGGCGTCTTCGCGGCGGAGCGCCTGCAGGCGCGGGCCACGGGGTGGAAGCCGAGCCAGTGGGGCACGGTCGAGTGGTTCTTCCTCACCTACGCCCTCGGCGCGATCTTCGTCGTCGGCCAGATCTTCGAGTACGCGACCCTCGTCACCGAGGGCATCACGCTCAGCAGCAACGCCTACGGCTCGGCGTTCTACATGACCACGGGCTTCCACGGCCTCCACGTCACCGGCGGGCTCATCGCCTTCCTCCTCGTCATCGGGCGCATCTTCGCCGTCCGGTCGATGGGGCACCGGGAGGCGACGAGCGCCATCGTCGTGTCCTACTACTGGCACTTCGTCGACGTGGTCTGGATCGGGCTCTTCCTGGTCATCTACGTCCTCAAATAG
- a CDS encoding cytochrome bc complex cytochrome b subunit: protein MVTTTADPTTTGATAPAAKSGGGLTAAAATYLDERTSVSVAVKEFGRKIFPDHWSFMLGEVALYSFVVILLTGSWLTFFYDPSMAETHYEGSYAPLKGVEMSVAMSSSLDISFDIRGGLLMRQIHHWAALLFVASIGLHMLRIYFTGAFRKPRELNWFIGFVLFILAMAEGFTGYSLPDDLLSGNGLRIIDGMVKGIPVIGTWISFLLFGGEFPGTAIIPRLYTLHILLLPAILVAFLALHLLFVVVHKHTQFAGPGRTNENVVGVPVLPTFAAKAGGFFFVVFGVIVVMASFFTINPIWNYGPYDPSPVSAGTQPDWYIGFADGALRLVPPGLEFVLFDHTFSFNIILPITVLGLFIVLVALYPFIEAWITGDKREHHILDRPRNAPTRTAIGAAGVSFYAVLWSAASSDLIATHFKVSMEGVIHTLQALLILGPVIAYQVTKRICLALMKKDREIALHGVESGRIVKLPGGEFIEVHEQLDEYERWRLVSYDDYKPLMIRPDSRGRITVNQRARAALSKWFFEDRISPVTTKDVERSHGDHH, encoded by the coding sequence GTGGTGACTACAACAGCTGATCCGACCACGACGGGTGCCACCGCGCCCGCCGCCAAGAGCGGGGGCGGCCTCACCGCCGCCGCCGCGACCTACCTCGACGAGCGCACCAGCGTCAGCGTCGCCGTCAAGGAGTTCGGGCGGAAGATCTTCCCGGACCACTGGTCCTTCATGCTCGGCGAGGTGGCGCTCTACAGCTTCGTCGTCATCCTGCTGACGGGCTCCTGGCTCACCTTCTTCTACGACCCGTCCATGGCGGAGACGCACTACGAGGGCTCGTACGCGCCCCTCAAGGGCGTCGAGATGTCCGTGGCCATGTCGTCGTCGCTCGACATCTCGTTCGACATCCGCGGCGGCCTGCTCATGCGCCAGATCCACCACTGGGCGGCCCTGCTGTTCGTGGCCTCGATCGGCCTGCACATGCTGCGCATCTACTTCACGGGTGCCTTCCGCAAGCCGCGCGAGCTCAACTGGTTCATCGGCTTCGTCCTCTTCATCCTCGCGATGGCCGAGGGCTTCACGGGCTACTCCCTCCCCGACGACCTGCTCTCCGGCAACGGCCTGCGGATCATCGACGGCATGGTCAAGGGCATCCCGGTGATCGGCACGTGGATCTCGTTCCTCCTCTTCGGCGGCGAGTTCCCCGGCACGGCGATCATCCCGAGGCTCTACACGCTGCACATCCTGCTGCTGCCCGCGATCCTCGTGGCGTTCCTGGCGCTCCACCTCCTGTTCGTGGTCGTGCACAAGCACACCCAGTTCGCCGGCCCCGGCCGCACGAACGAGAACGTGGTCGGCGTGCCGGTGCTCCCCACCTTCGCGGCCAAGGCCGGCGGCTTCTTCTTCGTCGTCTTCGGCGTGATCGTGGTCATGGCGTCGTTCTTCACGATCAACCCGATCTGGAACTACGGCCCCTACGACCCGTCCCCGGTGTCCGCGGGGACGCAGCCCGACTGGTACATCGGCTTCGCGGACGGCGCCCTGCGCCTCGTCCCGCCGGGACTCGAGTTCGTGCTGTTCGACCACACGTTCTCGTTCAACATCATCCTGCCGATCACGGTCTTGGGCCTGTTCATCGTGCTCGTCGCGCTCTACCCCTTCATCGAGGCGTGGATCACGGGCGACAAGCGCGAGCACCACATCCTCGACCGCCCGCGCAACGCCCCGACGCGCACCGCGATCGGCGCCGCCGGTGTCTCGTTCTACGCGGTCCTCTGGTCCGCCGCGAGCTCCGACCTCATCGCCACGCACTTCAAGGTGTCGATGGAGGGCGTCATCCACACGCTGCAGGCGCTGCTGATCCTCGGACCGGTCATCGCCTACCAGGTCACGAAGCGCATCTGCCTGGCCCTCATGAAGAAGGACCGCGAGATCGCCCTCCACGGCGTCGAGTCGGGCCGCATCGTGAAGCTGCCCGGCGGCGAGTTCATCGAGGTGCACGAGCAGCTCGACGAGTACGAGCGCTGGCGCCTCGTGAGCTACGACGACTACAAGCCGCTCATGATCCGCCCGGACAGCCGTGGACGCATCACGGTCAACCAGCGGGCCCGCGCGGCGCTGTCGAAGTGGTTCTTCGAGGACCGGATCTCCCCGGTCACCACGAAGGACGTCGAGCGCAGCCACGGCGACCACCACTAG